Part of the Acidimicrobiia bacterium genome is shown below.
GCGCGTCCGCGGCGGCGAAGCTCGACGGGTCGTCGCGGATCTCGCACAGCTCGCCCTGGCACACACCGGTGAAGGTGAACGGGTAGAAGACGAGGACGACGTTGCGCGTGCCGCGGAACTGGGACAGCGAGACGTCGTTGCCGTTCTGGTCCTTCAGGGTGAAGTCGGGCGCGGTGTCGCCGACGTCGACGCTCACGAGGTCTACCTCCTTCTCGACGGGGGTCGGACGACTGTTGTTCCCGGTGTGGCGCGCGCTCAAGCTGGAGTCGTCAACGCGTCTCGAGCGCGGCACTCGCCGCGGTCGCGGCACCACGGAGGTCGGCGCGTGCGATGCCGTGCAGCGGCGTGACGGCGGCAAAGCCCGCGCGGACGAGCGCGAGGTCGGTGTCGGGATCGCCCTCGACGTCGTTGCCGGTGAACTCGAGCTGGACGTGGCCGTCCGCCGTGTCCGCGCTGCCTGCCCACACCGTTCCGTACGGGGCCAGGTGTGCCTCGCGAACGCCCTTCACCTCGTGCAACACGCAGTTCGGGACGTTGACGTTGAGCACGCGCGGTCCTCCGTGCGGCTGGGCCGCCCAGTCGACGCACGCGGCCGCGATCGTCGAAGCCGTCTCCCAGGCGAACGTCTCGCCCATCGCGATGCTCACCGCCACGCCGGGAACGCCGAGGCCGGCGGCCGTCAGCGCGGCACCGACGGTTCCGGAGTGGAGGACGAGGTGCCCGGTGTTCGGTCCGGGATTCACGCCCGACGCGACGAGCTCGGGTGGGTCGCCGAAGCCGCCCAGGCACGCCGCGTACACCGCGGCGGCGGGCGGCTGGTCGATCGCGACGACGCGCACGCTGGGGACCTCGGGCCAGTGGTGCTCGACGAGCGGGATCGGCCCGAGCCGGTGGAGCGGCCCGATCGCCGCGCTCGCGCCGCTGCGGTCGGACGTCGGTGCGACCACCGTGCAGTCGTGCCCGGCCCGCACGAGCGCGACGGTCAAGGCCAACAGGCCGGGCGACTCGACCCCGTCGTCGTTCGTCACGAGTACGCGCATCTGGCTCTTAGCGCGGTGGCGGGACGTACTCGGCCGTCAAGATGTGCCCGTCGCGCACCTCGAGCACCCATGTCGACGCCTTCGCGGACCGTGGGTCGGGGCCGAGCTCGACGCCGGCGCTCCAGAGGCCGCTCAGCACGTCGCGGACGACGTCGCCGTGCGTGCACAGCACGGTCGACTCTCGCGCCGCGGTGACCAGCGCGAGTGCGCGCGCCGGGCCCGCACCCTCGGCGAGGTCGTCGACGGCCTCGACGTCGACGTCGAGGGATGCCGCGAGCGGCTCGACCGTCTCGACGCAGCGCGTCGCCGGGCTCGACAGGACGCGGGTGACGCCGAGATCGGCGAGCACAGCGGCGAGC
Proteins encoded:
- a CDS encoding 5'/3'-nucleotidase SurE — translated: MTNDDGVESPGLLALTVALVRAGHDCTVVAPTSDRSGASAAIGPLHRLGPIPLVEHHWPEVPSVRVVAIDQPPAAAVYAACLGGFGDPPELVASGVNPGPNTGHLVLHSGTVGAALTAAGLGVPGVAVSIAMGETFAWETASTIAAACVDWAAQPHGGPRVLNVNVPNCVLHEVKGVREAHLAPYGTVWAGSADTADGHVQLEFTGNDVEGDPDTDLALVRAGFAAVTPLHGIARADLRGAATAASAALETR